The following coding sequences lie in one Arachis stenosperma cultivar V10309 chromosome 5, arast.V10309.gnm1.PFL2, whole genome shotgun sequence genomic window:
- the LOC130981706 gene encoding serine/threonine-protein kinase STY13 — protein MGSGNEVHSVGEFNLDAKWLIDPKQLFVGPKIGEGAHAKVYEGKYKNQNVAVKIINKGETPEQISRREARFGREVAMLSKVQHKNLVKFIGACKEPVMVIVTELLLGGTLRKYLLSMRPNCLDMRVAVGFALDIARAMECLHSHGIIHRDLKPDNLILTGDHKTVKLADFGLAREESLTEMMTAETGTYRWMAPELYSTVTLRQGEKKHYNHKVDAYSFAIVLWELIHNKLPFEGMSNLQAAYAAAFKNTRPSADDLPEDLAMIVTSCWKEDPNDRPNFTQIIQMLLRYLSTISPQEPVVPQRMNSSENAVLPPESPGTSALMSRRDDSGEIPKAGMEDRPKGFFFCFNQCY, from the exons atgggATCTGGTAATGAAGTTCATTCTGTTGGAGAGTTCAATTTAGATGCCAAGTGGCTTATAGATCCCAAGCAACTCTTTGTTGGCCCAAAAATTGGGGAAGGTGCTCATGCCAAGGTCTATGAGGGAAA GTATAAAAATCAGAATGTTGCTGTTAAGATTATCAACAAAGGAGAAACCCCAGAACAGATTTCGAGGAGGGAAGCTCGGTTCGGAAGAGAGGTAGCCATGCTATCGAAAGTTCAACACAAGAATCTGGTTAAG TTTATTGGGGCCTGCAAAGAACCTGTTATGGTTATAGTAACTGAACTTCTATTAGGTGGAACGCTGCGCAAATATCTCTTGAGTATGCGGCCAAACTGCTTGGATATGCGTGTGGCAGTTGGATTTGCCCTTGATATTGCTCGAGCAATGGAATGCTTACACTCCCATGGGATCATTCATCGGGATCTTAAACCGG ATAATTTGATCTTAACAGGAGATCATAAAACAGTTAAACTTGCTGATTTCGGTCTGGCCAGAGAAGAGTCTTTAACGGAGATGATGACTGCGGAAACTGGGACATACCGTTGGATGGCTCCAGAA CTTTATAGCACCGTCACTCTGCGACAAGGCGAGAAGAAACATTACAACCATAAGGTTGATGCTTACAGCTTCGCGATTGTGTTGTGGGAGCTGATCCATAATAAGTTGCCATTTGAAGGCATGTCTAATTTACAGGCCGCATACGCGGCTGCTTTTAAG AACACAAGGCCTAGTGCTGATGACCTTCCTGAGGATTTAGCCATGATTGTAACTTCATGTTGGAAGGAGGATCCAAATGACCGACCGAATTTCACGCAAATCATACAGATGCTTCTCCGATATCTCTCCACCATTTCTCCACAAGAGCCGGTTGTTCCTCAGCGGATGAATTCATCGGAGAATGCCGTATTGCCACCGGAATCCCCCGGCACAAGCGCTTTGATGTCTAGGAGAGACGACTCCGGGGAAATCCCGAAA